Proteins encoded by one window of Haliotis asinina isolate JCU_RB_2024 chromosome 6, JCU_Hal_asi_v2, whole genome shotgun sequence:
- the LOC137286376 gene encoding uncharacterized protein — MEDRQRLNVANGVISGVVILCGIIFGAITASVATYHSSSPAWTYSFAYITPGVFGIVAAVTKKTGLYITHLVLCLLTLCLMAYVSYTAIALLSALSALHLCTGSSYTISAWDSCGSTYGMVVGILVILILAWLLTLANCIMSAILGNKPQAMPAMIIQQVPQMATVVQMNTTRQVSHPYVTPQGTYLPPNGAYMIPQGGYVTAPEPPLPQRHDPPAAQGHDEPPPQYHDRAELVKNVAL; from the exons ATGGAGGACAGACAAAGATTGAACGTGGCCAATGGGGTCATTTCTGGAGTTGTTATTTTATGTG GAATTATCTTTGGTGCAATCACGGCTTCTGTGGCCACCTATCACTCATCATCCCCAGCATGGACGTATTCCTTTGCG TACATAACACCTGGGGTTTTTGGGATCGTTGCTGCTGTGACCAAAAAGACTGGTCTC TACATCACCCACCTCGTCTTATGCTTGCTGACCCTTTGTCTGATGGCCTATGTCAGTTACACTGCGATTGCACTGCTGTCTGCCTTGAGCGCCTTGCATCTCTGCACTGGCAG TTCCTACACAATATCAGCGTGGGACTCGTGTGGATCGACGTACGGGATGGTCGTGGGTATTCTGGTCATACTCATTCTGGCATGGCTGCTCACACTGGCCAATTGCATCATGTCTGCTATCCTTGGCAACAAACCACAG GCGATGCCAGCAATGATCATTCAACAAGTGCCTCAAATGGCTACTGTTGTACAGATGAACACCACCAGACAAGTCTCACACCCGTACGTGACACCCCAAGGGACCTACTTGCCACCTAACGGAGCCTACATGATACCCCAAGGAGGCTACGTGACAGCCCCGGAACCCCCTCTGCCACAGCGCCATGACCCGCCTGCGGCCCAAGGCCATGACGAACCTCCGccgcaatatcacgacagagcCGAGCTCGTCAAGAACGTTGCTTTGTAG